In a genomic window of Bordetella petrii:
- a CDS encoding 3-hydroxyacyl-CoA dehydrogenase family protein, whose product MSGIKTVGVVGSGTMGTGIAIVVARAGLKTIVLDASQEALDRARGQAAAFLAKSVARGKLAAGRDEAIMAQWQGTNQAEDLKECDLIVEAVFEDLKVKHDLFARLDKICPPHTIFASNTSTISITEIAGGSGRADRVVGMHFCLPAQLMKLVEMSPGLTTSEETFNTSWAFCEALGQKPVKTRDTPGFILNYFLIPWHNDVINMVDQGVAEPSDIDLAVKTALGYPLGPLELLDMVGMDTQKLLSDAMYGLTHEPRAACPPLVKRMIGAGKLGRKSGAGFHVYGDDKIFGA is encoded by the coding sequence ATGAGCGGGATCAAAACAGTAGGCGTGGTCGGCAGCGGAACGATGGGTACCGGCATTGCCATCGTCGTGGCGCGCGCCGGCCTGAAAACGATCGTGCTGGATGCCAGCCAGGAAGCGCTCGATCGCGCGCGTGGGCAGGCCGCGGCATTCCTGGCCAAATCGGTGGCGCGAGGAAAGCTCGCGGCGGGGCGGGACGAGGCCATCATGGCACAGTGGCAGGGTACGAACCAGGCCGAAGACCTGAAGGAATGCGACCTGATCGTCGAGGCCGTATTCGAGGACCTGAAGGTCAAGCACGATCTGTTTGCCCGCCTGGACAAGATCTGCCCGCCGCACACCATTTTCGCTTCCAATACCTCGACCATATCGATCACGGAGATCGCGGGCGGCAGCGGGCGCGCGGACCGGGTGGTCGGCATGCATTTCTGCCTACCCGCCCAGCTCATGAAGCTGGTGGAAATGTCTCCCGGCCTGACCACGTCGGAAGAAACCTTCAACACCTCCTGGGCCTTCTGCGAAGCGCTGGGACAGAAGCCGGTCAAGACGCGCGACACGCCGGGATTCATCCTGAACTACTTCCTGATTCCATGGCACAACGACGTCATCAATATGGTCGACCAGGGCGTGGCGGAACCATCGGATATCGACCTGGCCGTCAAGACCGCCTTGGGATATCCGCTGGGGCCGCTGGAACTGCTCGACATGGTGGGCATGGATACCCAGAAACTGCTGTCCGACGCAATGTACGGGCTGACCCATGAGCCCAGAGCCGCTTGCCCGCCCCTGGTCAAGCGCATGATCGGCGCCGGCAAGCTGGGGCGCAAGAGCGGCGCGGGTTTCCATGTCTATGGCGACGACAAGATCTTTGGAGCATGA
- a CDS encoding 3-hydroxyacyl-CoA dehydrogenase family protein: MTAMTYQIIQQGDSASFPDTHAFLEAAAGEGDGVVLIGTEAGRAWRQGIERAAERSFIAIELDTECLGIHTGEDEGPANVVGFARFRLGDDAPTALVELVKKPYTDAAAVQAARAAFESAGLKVAVCNDFPGRILNRLVRPYYNAALRRLDEGLATASDMDKTLCLGLGYPEGPIALLKRTGLHHHYRVSQALYQALGQEPYAPARRARVAWERHQKDIS; encoded by the coding sequence ATGACTGCGATGACTTATCAGATCATTCAACAAGGCGACAGTGCTTCCTTTCCCGATACGCATGCGTTTCTCGAGGCGGCTGCCGGCGAGGGCGATGGTGTCGTGTTGATCGGCACCGAAGCGGGGCGGGCGTGGCGACAGGGCATCGAGCGGGCGGCGGAGCGATCCTTCATCGCCATCGAACTCGACACAGAATGCCTCGGCATACATACCGGCGAAGACGAAGGGCCCGCCAATGTGGTCGGTTTCGCCCGGTTTCGCCTGGGCGACGATGCCCCCACCGCATTGGTCGAGTTGGTGAAAAAGCCCTATACCGATGCCGCCGCGGTACAGGCCGCGCGCGCCGCCTTTGAATCGGCGGGGTTGAAAGTCGCGGTATGCAATGATTTTCCCGGGCGCATTCTGAATCGCCTGGTGCGCCCGTACTACAACGCCGCCTTGCGGCGCCTGGATGAAGGGTTGGCGACCGCTTCCGATATGGACAAGACCCTCTGCCTGGGCCTGGGCTATCCCGAGGGGCCGATCGCGCTGCTCAAGCGCACCGGGCTGCATCATCACTACCGGGTCTCGCAAGCCCTGTACCAGGCGCTGGGCCAGGAGCCTTATGCCCCGGCCCGCAGAGCGCGGGTGGCATGGGAGCGTCACCAGAAGGACATATCATGA
- a CDS encoding CaiB/BaiF CoA transferase family protein gives MSQPLKGIKVLDFSTLLPGPMCTLILAEAGADVIKLERASGDEMRGYSPRFGDDSVNFVLLNRGKRSACLDLKADADRARVLELVRDVDVVVEQFRPGVMQRLGLDYERLSQINPGLVYCSITTYGQHGPKALRASHDLNFQAETGMLALSADANGAPIVPPTLTGDIAAGAYPAVVNILLALRQRDMDGKGQHLDISMTDNLFTLMYWALGNGWSEGKWPRPGKELVTGGSLRYAIYRTSDGRYLSAAPLEDRFWNNFLTLIGAADLVGEKDEEAMRAEVERIIASEPASHWLRKFDGHDVCVSEAVNIEQAVQDPHFKARGIFDCEVVNSSGRSMPALPVPVCRSFRSGELRVAAPALGEHTNEIAGHTTGDHNR, from the coding sequence ATGAGCCAGCCTCTCAAGGGTATCAAGGTTCTGGATTTCAGCACCTTGCTTCCGGGGCCGATGTGCACGCTGATTCTGGCCGAAGCGGGCGCGGACGTCATCAAGCTGGAGCGCGCCTCCGGCGACGAAATGCGCGGCTATTCACCCCGATTCGGCGATGACAGCGTCAACTTCGTGTTGCTCAATCGAGGCAAGCGTTCCGCATGCCTGGATCTCAAGGCCGACGCCGATCGCGCTCGGGTGCTGGAGCTGGTGCGGGACGTCGACGTCGTGGTGGAGCAGTTCCGGCCGGGCGTCATGCAGCGCCTGGGGCTGGACTATGAAAGACTGTCGCAGATCAACCCCGGGCTGGTCTATTGTTCCATCACGACTTATGGGCAGCATGGCCCGAAGGCGCTCAGGGCGTCGCACGACCTGAACTTCCAGGCGGAAACCGGGATGCTCGCCCTTTCGGCCGACGCGAACGGCGCTCCCATCGTGCCTCCGACGCTGACGGGAGACATCGCGGCAGGCGCTTACCCCGCCGTCGTCAACATATTGCTAGCCCTGCGCCAACGCGACATGGACGGGAAGGGGCAGCATCTCGACATCTCGATGACCGACAACCTGTTCACCCTGATGTACTGGGCGCTGGGCAACGGATGGAGCGAAGGAAAATGGCCGAGGCCCGGCAAGGAACTGGTTACGGGCGGGTCGCTGCGATATGCCATCTATCGGACTTCAGACGGCCGGTACCTGTCGGCGGCGCCGCTGGAAGACCGGTTCTGGAACAATTTCCTGACGCTGATCGGTGCTGCGGATCTGGTCGGCGAGAAAGACGAAGAGGCCATGCGCGCTGAAGTCGAGCGCATCATCGCATCCGAGCCGGCCTCGCATTGGCTGCGAAAATTCGATGGACACGACGTGTGTGTATCCGAGGCCGTGAATATCGAGCAGGCTGTGCAAGACCCGCATTTCAAGGCGCGGGGCATTTTCGATTGCGAGGTCGTCAACAGCAGCGGGCGATCCATGCCGGCGTTGCCCGTGCCCGTGTGCCGGTCCTTCAGGTCCGGCGAGCTTCGTGTTGCCGCGCCCGCGCTGGGCGAGCATACGAATGAAATAGCGGGTCATACAACAGGAGACCACAACAGATGA
- a CDS encoding NADPH:quinone oxidoreductase family protein translates to MKAVVIREFAEPEHLKVEEIADPVAGPGEVLINVTHAGINFPDVLVMTGKYQNLPDRPFVPGKDAAGSVVAVGPGVVGLKEGDRVVAQVEHGAFAERMVAPAASCYPLPASISDRDAAGMGLVYQTAFFALVERGQFSAGETVLINGAAGGVGGAAVQLVKALGGTALAGVAGEQQAAATRALGADHIIDLAAPDLRDSLREQVFACTGGRGADVVLDPLGDEIFDASIRAVAWCGRLVCIGFAAGRIPTLKVNYLLVKNIAVSGLQWSDYRDRQPEKVRDVQQRLYDLHAKGLLRPQITEVLPLARFAEPLRILADGKGSGKYVLQFC, encoded by the coding sequence ATGAAAGCCGTCGTCATCCGTGAATTCGCGGAACCCGAACACTTGAAGGTCGAAGAAATCGCCGATCCCGTTGCGGGCCCGGGAGAAGTGCTGATCAATGTGACGCACGCGGGCATCAACTTTCCCGACGTGCTGGTCATGACGGGAAAATATCAGAATCTTCCTGACCGTCCGTTTGTTCCGGGCAAAGATGCCGCGGGCAGTGTCGTCGCCGTCGGGCCCGGGGTCGTGGGGCTGAAAGAGGGTGACCGGGTGGTTGCCCAGGTCGAGCACGGCGCTTTCGCCGAGCGCATGGTTGCGCCTGCCGCCTCGTGCTATCCCCTGCCCGCCAGTATCTCTGACAGAGACGCGGCCGGCATGGGGCTGGTGTACCAGACCGCGTTCTTTGCGCTGGTGGAGCGCGGCCAATTCAGCGCGGGCGAGACCGTCCTGATCAATGGCGCCGCGGGCGGGGTGGGCGGAGCCGCCGTTCAGCTTGTCAAGGCGCTGGGAGGCACGGCGCTGGCGGGCGTGGCGGGAGAACAGCAGGCGGCCGCCACGCGCGCGCTGGGCGCGGATCACATCATCGATCTGGCCGCACCCGATTTGCGCGATTCCCTCAGAGAGCAGGTTTTCGCCTGCACCGGCGGCCGGGGTGCGGACGTGGTTCTGGATCCCCTGGGCGACGAGATATTCGACGCGTCGATCAGGGCGGTAGCCTGGTGCGGGCGGCTGGTCTGCATCGGGTTTGCGGCGGGGCGTATTCCAACCTTGAAGGTCAATTACCTGTTGGTGAAGAATATTGCGGTGTCTGGGCTGCAATGGAGCGATTACCGGGACCGCCAGCCAGAGAAGGTGCGGGACGTTCAGCAGCGGCTGTATGACTTGCATGCCAAGGGGTTGCTGCGGCCGCAAATCACAGAAGTGCTGCCATTGGCCCGATTTGCCGAGCCACTGCGGATACTTGCAGATGGCAAGGGCAGCGGGAAATACGTTCTGCAGTTCTGCTGA
- a CDS encoding enoyl-CoA hydratase/isomerase family protein: protein MTDRYGRYERLAFDHPAPRVLRITMRSPLKMGAMDALMHREVSEIWRDVDADDSVNVVIFTGDGKTFSAGGDLKHERKVCDDYTLRMRAMKESRDLVTNMLDCRKPIITAARGWAVGAGLATLLLADVSIVAKDAKFSDGHLKIGVAAGDHAAIIWPILCGMAKAKYYLLTAETLTGEEAERMNLVSVAVPDEEVEARALEVASRLAQGAAAAQRWTKMMLNHWIRQAQPIFDASLALEFTGFAGPEGTEGIDAFLEKRSPKFDPNCPF from the coding sequence ATGACTGACCGATACGGACGTTACGAAAGACTCGCTTTTGACCACCCCGCTCCCCGGGTATTGCGTATTACGATGCGCTCGCCCCTGAAAATGGGAGCCATGGATGCCCTCATGCACCGTGAAGTATCCGAGATCTGGCGGGATGTCGATGCCGACGACAGCGTGAACGTCGTCATCTTCACTGGCGATGGCAAGACGTTCTCCGCGGGGGGCGACCTGAAGCATGAAAGAAAAGTGTGCGATGACTATACGCTGCGGATGCGGGCGATGAAGGAATCCCGCGATCTGGTTACCAATATGCTGGACTGCCGCAAGCCGATCATCACTGCAGCGCGGGGCTGGGCGGTGGGAGCCGGGTTGGCCACGTTGTTGCTGGCCGATGTGTCCATTGTGGCCAAGGATGCCAAATTTTCCGACGGCCATCTGAAGATCGGCGTGGCGGCGGGGGATCATGCCGCTATTATTTGGCCAATTCTCTGCGGCATGGCCAAGGCGAAATACTATCTGCTGACGGCGGAAACGCTCACCGGCGAAGAGGCGGAGCGCATGAACCTAGTCTCCGTTGCCGTGCCCGATGAAGAGGTGGAGGCTCGCGCCCTCGAGGTCGCTTCCCGTCTGGCCCAGGGAGCGGCTGCCGCGCAACGTTGGACCAAGATGATGCTGAATCACTGGATCAGGCAGGCCCAGCCGATCTTCGATGCGTCGCTGGCGCTGGAATTCACCGGGTTTGCCGGCCCCGAAGGGACCGAAGGCATAGATGCCTTCCTGGAAAAGCGCAGCCCGAAATTCGACCCCAATTGCCCGTTCTGA
- a CDS encoding Bug family tripartite tricarboxylate transporter substrate binding protein: MRKYLYCAIAALAMACTNAQADWPEKPVALIVPAAPGGTTDILARELAAQLAATFGQPFVVENRSGAGGNIGTAYVAKSRSDGYTILIGSMTNHVVNPVLMPSTPFKGVDDFTPVAYLANVLNTVVVNASLPVKNMQELIDYARANPGKIMYASGGNGSSNHIGGLMLEKMSGIKINHVPYRGGAPAVLATSAGETQLFISAGTQTLPQVKAGKLRLLAVTEAKRSVLLPDVPTVSETVPGYETTVWYGAFAPAGTSPQIVARLNEAINNAFAVPAVKRRLEGMGIEPVSMSPEAFGKVLRDEEAKYAKLIKELNIKME; encoded by the coding sequence ATGAGGAAGTACCTTTATTGCGCTATCGCAGCCTTGGCAATGGCATGTACCAATGCGCAAGCTGACTGGCCTGAGAAGCCCGTTGCATTGATCGTGCCGGCTGCGCCTGGCGGCACAACCGACATACTCGCCAGAGAATTGGCCGCACAACTGGCAGCTACATTCGGACAACCATTCGTGGTGGAAAACCGCTCAGGCGCGGGTGGCAACATCGGCACCGCCTATGTTGCCAAGTCGCGTTCCGATGGCTACACCATTTTGATCGGATCGATGACCAACCATGTCGTCAATCCCGTGCTGATGCCATCCACTCCTTTCAAAGGCGTGGACGATTTCACCCCTGTTGCCTATCTGGCCAACGTTCTCAATACCGTGGTGGTCAACGCATCGCTGCCCGTCAAGAACATGCAGGAGCTGATCGACTATGCGAGAGCCAATCCCGGCAAGATCATGTATGCGAGCGGGGGCAACGGCAGCAGCAACCACATAGGCGGCCTGATGCTAGAGAAAATGAGCGGCATCAAGATTAACCATGTTCCCTACCGCGGTGGCGCGCCAGCCGTGCTGGCAACCTCGGCTGGCGAGACGCAGCTTTTCATCAGCGCCGGCACGCAGACGCTCCCACAGGTCAAGGCGGGGAAGCTACGTTTGCTGGCGGTGACCGAAGCAAAACGGTCCGTTCTCTTACCCGACGTGCCGACAGTCTCGGAAACCGTCCCTGGCTATGAGACCACGGTATGGTATGGCGCATTTGCCCCTGCCGGCACCTCGCCTCAGATCGTTGCACGGCTGAACGAAGCGATAAACAACGCTTTCGCCGTTCCCGCGGTCAAACGACGGCTCGAAGGGATGGGCATTGAACCTGTATCGATGTCGCCAGAAGCCTTCGGGAAAGTGTTGCGCGACGAGGAAGCGAAGTATGCCAAGCTGATTAAGGAGCTGAACATCAAGATGGAATGA
- a CDS encoding GAF domain-containing protein: MQMDRVGGSRSRTRNVDEGAVLNAQQADYLISRLSHAGDFASFMGRLDQVREDRLGPGQLTVNANTTSHRVKPPYMLQRLWSSLPAHDPVGGEKQKDDTAWTRQVLQDGELFIGNGDQAIADAFSDHAMIQGRGLHAIVNIPVCQQKRCIATLNVLTARQRWADEEIQFIRLLALLAHGWIVRECSQLPSTQNVGHSGT, from the coding sequence ATGCAAATGGACCGAGTGGGCGGTTCGCGCTCCCGAACACGGAATGTTGACGAAGGCGCTGTCCTCAACGCTCAACAAGCCGATTACTTGATCTCGAGGCTGTCTCATGCGGGCGATTTTGCTTCGTTCATGGGGCGTTTGGATCAGGTCCGTGAAGATCGCCTCGGGCCAGGCCAGTTGACAGTCAACGCGAACACGACTTCGCACCGCGTCAAACCACCGTACATGCTGCAACGCTTATGGTCGTCCTTGCCGGCGCACGACCCGGTGGGCGGCGAAAAGCAAAAGGACGATACAGCCTGGACGCGCCAGGTTCTACAAGATGGAGAGCTTTTCATCGGCAACGGCGATCAGGCAATCGCCGACGCCTTCAGCGACCACGCAATGATCCAGGGCCGCGGCCTGCACGCCATTGTCAACATCCCCGTCTGTCAGCAAAAGCGCTGCATCGCGACCTTGAACGTTCTGACGGCACGCCAGCGCTGGGCCGATGAGGAGATCCAGTTCATCCGGCTCTTGGCTTTGCTGGCTCACGGCTGGATCGTTCGCGAGTGCAGCCAATTGCCCTCGACTCAAAATGTTGGCCATTCGGGCACCTAA
- a CDS encoding LysR family transcriptional regulator codes for MNTSSLHLVRRMKMRHLTVLVAIAEHGSVTRAADDLGVSQSALTQTLAEIESIFGSPLFSRTSRGVLPTELGNMALIRAKRMLQDIDLWERDVTAMQAGHRAHLNLGAVPHVSGHLLTRTVRMLVQDHGMSLTLHRGNTRHLLRLLRERRVDCTICRVPADEDMCGLSHRLLYEQRPALVANRSLARHLKQRVLTLGDLRQARWILPLPDTPTRQRVNEAFRRQGLAPPVPVLETDSAEVVLDMLATDDALVSLVPEDLAVEMNATGAVLRLAMAFDWALPAIHLISAQRETPLAAEAHLAATLTALRQQDMQSAQASPEA; via the coding sequence GTGAATACCTCTTCTTTGCATCTGGTCCGGCGCATGAAAATGCGCCACCTCACCGTTCTAGTGGCCATTGCCGAGCATGGGTCGGTGACGCGCGCGGCCGACGACTTAGGCGTCTCTCAGTCGGCGCTGACCCAGACACTGGCCGAGATCGAGTCGATATTTGGCTCGCCCCTGTTCTCGCGTACGTCGCGCGGAGTCTTGCCGACAGAACTGGGCAACATGGCCCTGATCCGGGCGAAACGCATGCTGCAAGACATCGACCTTTGGGAAAGAGACGTTACCGCCATGCAGGCTGGCCATCGTGCGCATTTGAATCTCGGTGCGGTGCCACACGTCTCGGGCCACCTTTTGACGCGAACGGTCCGCATGCTCGTCCAAGACCATGGAATGAGCCTGACATTGCACCGCGGCAACACTCGCCATCTCCTACGATTGCTGCGTGAACGACGGGTCGATTGCACCATTTGCAGGGTCCCCGCCGACGAAGACATGTGCGGGCTGAGTCATCGGCTACTTTACGAGCAGCGGCCTGCCTTGGTCGCCAATCGCTCGCTGGCACGGCACTTAAAGCAACGTGTATTGACCCTCGGGGATCTGCGACAAGCCAGATGGATATTGCCCTTGCCGGACACACCGACGCGCCAGCGTGTTAACGAAGCGTTCCGCCGACAGGGGCTCGCGCCGCCCGTGCCAGTTTTGGAGACGGATTCGGCCGAGGTCGTGCTGGATATGTTGGCCACCGACGACGCGCTAGTCTCCCTGGTGCCCGAGGATCTGGCCGTTGAGATGAACGCGACGGGCGCAGTATTGCGCCTCGCTATGGCTTTTGACTGGGCACTGCCGGCCATCCACCTCATCTCAGCCCAGCGCGAGACCCCACTCGCCGCTGAAGCACATCTCGCGGCGACGCTGACCGCCCTACGTCAACAGGACATGCAATCAGCGCAGGCCTCACCGGAGGCCTAG
- a CDS encoding gamma-glutamyltransferase family protein: MAESFTTRPEIKGTMGVVSSTHWLGSQVAMGVLEKGGNAFDAAVAGGFVLQIVEPHLNGPGGEVPILFWSEQERRARSLCGQGTAPALASAQYFRDRGLEQVPGIGSLPAVVPGAFGAWLTLLRDYGTLELADVLRPAIDYAQHGFPAVPRLSAAILAVAPLFRNEWTSSHAVWLPDGKVPKPDELLRTPAIAATYRRLIDEAHQHASDRVGRIDAALDAWYRGFVADEIDAFFRNEAVRDTTGERNTGLLRKSDLEQWQPAYEAPMQHDHGRYSVLKCGVWSQGPVMLQQLSMLAQLPIDTCDPLSFDFVHTVAEVAKLAFADRLAWYADPAFVDVPLDALLSPGYAAERIKLLASTASRVLRPGSPRGLSPVLPDLSVGERTLGAADTRYGVGEPTFAQLPPVDQWLEQEIFVGDTCHIDVIDRWGNMVAATPSGGWLSSSPVIPGLGFSISTRLQMTWLDEGVPGVLTPGKRPSTTLSPGLVLRDGEPYMVFGTPGGDQQDQWATTFLLRHMRGMNLQEAIDCPSWHIDHFPGSFWPRTLKLNRLIIESRFPAEILEQLRVAGHDVQVGGAWSEGRISVCTQEMARGGARLLRAAANPRGMQGYAVGR, translated from the coding sequence ATGGCCGAATCGTTTACCACCCGTCCAGAGATCAAGGGCACGATGGGTGTAGTCTCCAGTACCCATTGGCTCGGCTCACAGGTTGCGATGGGGGTCCTGGAGAAGGGCGGCAATGCCTTTGATGCGGCGGTGGCGGGCGGCTTTGTCCTGCAGATCGTTGAGCCTCATCTGAATGGCCCTGGCGGCGAGGTGCCGATCCTGTTCTGGAGCGAGCAGGAGCGCCGTGCCCGTTCCCTGTGCGGTCAAGGCACCGCGCCGGCGCTGGCCAGCGCACAGTACTTCCGCGACAGGGGCCTGGAACAAGTGCCCGGCATCGGCTCGCTGCCCGCGGTTGTGCCGGGTGCATTCGGCGCTTGGCTCACCCTGCTGCGTGACTATGGGACGTTGGAACTGGCAGACGTGCTGCGTCCGGCGATCGACTACGCGCAGCACGGTTTTCCCGCCGTGCCTCGCTTGTCGGCAGCCATCCTCGCTGTCGCCCCGCTGTTTCGCAACGAGTGGACCAGTTCGCACGCGGTGTGGCTCCCGGACGGCAAGGTGCCCAAACCCGATGAACTATTGCGCACGCCCGCGATCGCCGCTACGTATCGGCGTCTCATCGACGAGGCGCACCAACATGCCTCGGATCGGGTCGGGCGCATCGATGCGGCGCTGGATGCTTGGTACCGGGGATTCGTTGCCGACGAGATCGACGCGTTCTTTCGCAATGAGGCAGTGCGCGATACGACAGGCGAGCGCAACACCGGCTTGCTTCGCAAATCCGACCTCGAGCAATGGCAGCCGGCCTACGAGGCGCCGATGCAACACGATCACGGACGGTATTCCGTGCTCAAATGCGGGGTCTGGTCGCAGGGGCCGGTCATGCTGCAGCAACTGTCGATGCTCGCGCAATTACCCATCGATACTTGCGACCCCCTGTCGTTCGACTTCGTGCATACGGTGGCCGAAGTGGCCAAACTGGCGTTCGCTGACCGGCTGGCTTGGTACGCGGATCCCGCATTCGTCGACGTCCCGCTCGATGCCTTGCTCAGCCCCGGCTATGCCGCCGAACGCATCAAGCTGCTTGCCTCGACGGCAAGCCGGGTTCTGCGTCCCGGATCGCCGCGCGGCCTGTCGCCCGTCTTGCCCGATCTGTCGGTGGGCGAGCGCACCCTCGGCGCAGCCGACACGCGCTATGGCGTGGGCGAGCCGACGTTCGCCCAACTGCCTCCCGTCGACCAATGGCTCGAACAGGAGATTTTTGTGGGGGATACGTGCCATATCGACGTCATCGACCGTTGGGGCAACATGGTGGCGGCGACGCCATCGGGCGGCTGGCTTTCTTCCAGTCCCGTGATTCCCGGTCTGGGCTTCTCGATCAGCACCCGACTGCAGATGACCTGGCTGGACGAGGGCGTGCCCGGGGTGTTGACACCGGGCAAGCGCCCAAGCACCACGCTCTCGCCCGGCTTGGTATTGCGCGACGGCGAGCCCTACATGGTCTTCGGTACGCCTGGGGGCGACCAGCAGGACCAATGGGCGACCACATTTTTGTTGCGCCACATGCGAGGGATGAATCTGCAGGAGGCGATCGATTGCCCCTCATGGCATATTGACCATTTCCCCGGTTCGTTCTGGCCGCGTACCCTGAAACTGAATCGTTTGATCATCGAGTCGCGCTTTCCCGCCGAGATCCTCGAGCAGTTGCGCGTAGCTGGCCATGACGTGCAAGTGGGGGGCGCATGGTCCGAGGGGCGGATCAGCGTGTGTACGCAAGAGATGGCGCGGGGAGGAGCACGCCTGCTGCGTGCTGCAGCAAATCCGCGGGGGATGCAAGGCTATGCAGTCGGGCGCTAG